The Coturnix japonica isolate 7356 chromosome 9, Coturnix japonica 2.1, whole genome shotgun sequence genomic interval CGGAACCTTTTATTCACAGACGCGTTTCCAGCCGGAAGCTCTGAGCGGAAGGACCGGAAGCTTTTAGCAGCCGCACGCCGGAAGCTGCACGTGttcgccgccgccgccgccatggAGCGGtgccccccgcccgccgccgctcGGTGCTACGCGCGGCGCCGCTTCTGGGAGCAGCGGTACCGGCGGGACGGGGCGGAGCACCACGAGTGGCTGGGCGGCCTCCAGCGCTTCCGAGCGGTGCTGGAGCCCGAGCTGCGCCGCCACGACCGCATCCTCGTGCTCGGTACGGGCGGGTTCGGGGCGGGGGGTCGCCCCGGGGCTCGGGGGGGGGGCGGCCGTGACacggcggggggcggcggggcggtgTCAGTGCGCGCTAATCCCACCTGAGCCGCGCGGCTTAGCGGGATGAGCCCAGCGCGGCAGGTGCCGTCGGGCGGTGTCATCGCCGATCGCATTAACGGATCAGCGGCTGCCGGCAGCGACCCCCGCGGCTCAGCTGTATCACAACGTACCCGGGACCGGGAGCACGCTCCGGTGTCCCGTTGGAGTCAGCACACGGACGGACCCCCCCGGGACGCTGCTCGGCTCCGGGATGGCACGGACCGGGTTGGGGGATGCGAGGTTACGGGGCTCTCGTTGGGGTGAGACCCCTCGATGTGGGGGGCACGAGGTCCTGGTTGGCACATTACAATCAGCCCCTGCCTGGGTGTCCCCAGAACATTAATCTCAAGACGTTTCTAGTGGGGTCCCTGGGGGTGTGGGCAGGGTTGAAGGGCACAAGGTTTCAGGGGTCCCAAGGGGCACAAGGCTGACCCCCATTTACGGGTCCCATTGAGATTATCCCCAGCTGAGTGTTCCTGAGACAGTATTTGGGTCCCGGGGTGCATTGGTAGGGCTGGGGGATATGGGCAGGGTTGGGTAGCACGCAGCATTTTGGGTCATTGGGGCATCCCCAGAACATCCCTGCTTAGGTCATAGATTGGGGGGACATGGGCATGATGGCAGGATTATGGGATACAGCTTCTTGGGGTTCTTGTTTGGGTGCCACTAGGGTTCCAGAGGGCACGAGGCAGGATCTTGAAGGGGGTCTTATTGGGCTGGGGGACACAAGGGGGGGATTCCACCTGGAGGTCACAATGAGTCAGTCCCCAGCCAAGCATCCCTGGGACAGCACTGGGGTCCTGGGGAGCATGGGTAGGGTAGGGAAGCACAAGGATTTGGGGTTCCTGTTATGTTCCCATTGGGGTTGGGAGCTCAGGGTCTTGGGATTGTCCTATTGGAGTCCCATTGGGCCTGATGGTGTGAGGCAGGGCCCTGCCTGGGAGTCCTATGCGACCAACCCCTCTTGATTgagcatccccatcccagcacaggCTGTGGGACCAGTGCTCTGAGCTATGAGCTGCACGAGCTGGGCTACCCCGACGTCACCAGCATCGACTTCTCTCCTGCCTGCGTGGAGGCCATGAGCTCCCGCTACGCTCACTGCCCCGACCTGCGCTGGGCTGTCATGGACATGCGCTCCCTGACCTTCCCTGATGCTTCCTTTGACGTGGTGCTGGAGAAGGGCACGTTGGACGTGCTGCTGGTGGAGGAGACTGACCCCTGGCACGTGTCCCCCCGCGGTGCCGCTGCGATGCACCGGGTGCTGGCAGAGGTatggcagggatggggcagtgcCTCCCACCCCACATACCCCCCAGTTCCCCAAGTGAGaagtgctggggctggaggggcacCGAGAGATCCTCCCAACTCCTTTTGGTGCCTCTCCCAGACTCTTGTAGCCCAAATCCCCAGGAGTCACATGCATATTgagccccatccccacagctATGggtacacacacagcagcacggCCTTGCCAGCTCCAGGCAAGGTGACGGCAGTGGGGCAGTCACAGCCATTCACCCTCTCACCATCCTGGCTCAGCTTCGATCTCTTTAGCGGGGTCCCTGTCCTGCAGTCCCCACCTCAGCATTGCCATGGAAACTCCCGTCAGCATCGACAGGGCTGTGGCGTTTCCACAGGGACGGGCAATGCCTCGGGGCCCCCATTAATTGGCAGCGGGATGGAGCTGCCTCAGTGCAGCAGGGGGGGCAGCGGGTGCcggcagcccccagccctcctccccAGGGGCTGACACCAGAACCACGGCCCCCCcatggctggggctgcccccccatcccctaaTACCTCATAGCATCCCAGCTGAGTAGGGCACCCTGCACGCTGCCAGCACCGAGCCCAGCCCTGGCATCCTATCCCTGCCTGTCCTTGTCACTGGGCCAAGCAATGAGGAtttaggacttttttttttttctctctcttttctccccatttttaaTCCTGCGTTCAATCCCTGCCCTCCCCCAGCACCATCGGGCACGGCACCATCCTTTGGTCCCTGCTGTCCACACAGAGGGCTCAGCCCTCTCCCTGGTGGGCATCCACTGCTTTTCCCACCCCTTTGCTGcattacccccccccccccccaactcccccccccccccaccaatCCCATTGCTGCCTCTGACCTGGAAACCTCCATTATGCCGCCTCTGTCCCAGGGGGGGCGGCcgagcagcccctgccccataaTCCTCTTAGGGAGCCCCCTAACGGGATCACCGCTGCGTGGTGATGGCGGGGGGTGCGGGGGGGGATGACTTAGGGACACCCCTGGGGACATTCCTGTCCCTATGCCCTGTGCTGGGTGGGGGGCTGTTCCAGTGTGGGGCGGTGCTTGGCAGATAATGTTGTAGGGATATTTGGGATGGAGCCCCGGTGCTGTGCCGCCATCCCATTGCTGCAGCTGCCCCGGCGCTCCTTGGCATGCAGAGCACGCGGGCGCCGGCCACGAGAGCCTTTTGACATTGGATAAAGCCAAGCAAGAAAATTGATGTTCTTTTCCATCCTATTAGCGGGGGCTTAGCTCCAGCCAGGAGAAAATGGTGATTAAAGGGCCGAGTCCTTCCCCATTCCAACCGCACCTGGGGGGGGGGACGGAGGGTGATGGGGACGGAGGGGTTGCTGAGGGGGGCCTGGGGCTGATGAATGGGACAGACTGACACCATTTTCTCCCCCCACACACAGGTGAGCCGCGTGCTGCGCCCGGGGGGCCGCTTCCTCTCCATCACCTTCGCTCAGCCCCATTTCCGCATCCCACACTACGCACAGGAGGCCTTTGGCTGGTCGCTGCGGCACACAGCCTGCGGGGACACCTTCCACTACTTCGTCTACATCATGTGCAAAGGGCAGCCCCTGGACCCCCACCACCTGGCCCTGGGCAGGCAGCTGGGgcgcccccccccagcccccccgCCCCTTTTCACTATGgcagaggatgaggatgaggatgaggacTTTCTCCACGCCATCGAACTGTGACCCCGCGGTGTCACCTCTGCGCCTTTCTTTTTGGCTGGGGAAATCCAGCTCCCCATCCCAGCTGGATGAGATGGagggggggcagcagggctgtgtaCTGCCCATCGCTTtgtgccccccccacccctcctcctcctctcgGATTGCAGCCAGGGAGCTGGGAATGAGACTGCAGCGGGTTTAATTccaccctcctccccaccccccagcgCTGCTGTGACAGAGCCCCGGGCCTGAAGGGGAGGGTGGGATGGGGGACGTgaccctgctgtgctgctccctgcggTCTGGGGACACCCCTGTGTTAGGGGAGGTGGCACAAGGACCATGGTGGGTGATGTGTGAccaggcacagggcagctcCACGCAGCAGGCAGGTGACACAGTGGGGTGTCCCAAGCCCAGGGCTCTGCCATCGCAGTGTAAGTGGGTCAGCAGGGCCcccccagagctgtggggtgcTGTGTGTTAGGGGGTGGTGTTGAGGAAGGAGCAGACGGCGGCGGTACATGGACGTGTTTTATTCATCGCGTTTTGTTCACCGTACAGTGACAAATGGCGCTGGGCGTTACAATGGGCCGTTGGTAGAACACGATGGCGCGCGGGTCGCTCCTCTTCCTCATTGATCTCGTGTGTTTCTCTGTGGTTTcctttgtttgcttatttgtttttgttgtttttttttaattttatttttccttttttttttttttttttttttgcattattgtCCCCATAAACGCGACCGAAAAACAGGATGACGGCTTTTCTCATGCACAacatccccccctccccaccccccctcccccagacCCTCCCCAAAGAAGCTTCTTACAAAACAAGATTAAATTAAAGTACAAAATTAAGAAGGACAGCTGAGGAGcggacccccagcccccccaaccccacatccCTCCAGGCAGAGGCGGCTGCGGGGCGATGGATGATGGTGGTGTGGTCCCCCCCCCTTtccatgctgtgtttttctctcttttccttttctctttccccccttttttctcttttttccctttcctgtttttcctcctttcttttct includes:
- the EEF1AKMT4 gene encoding EEF1A lysine methyltransferase 4, whose product is MSSRYAHCPDLRWAVMDMRSLTFPDASFDVVLEKGTLDVLLVEETDPWHVSPRGAAAMHRVLAEVSRVLRPGGRFLSITFAQPHFRIPHYAQEAFGWSLRHTACGDTFHYFVYIMCKGQPLDPHHLALGRQLGRPPPAPPPLFTMAEDEDEDEDFLHAIEL